The following proteins come from a genomic window of Sorghum bicolor cultivar BTx623 chromosome 3, Sorghum_bicolor_NCBIv3, whole genome shotgun sequence:
- the LOC8074915 gene encoding protein SODIUM POTASSIUM ROOT DEFECTIVE 1 has product MASLLRWKDRYVKERLLGLSGLSCSSAASTSVVASTGRAIDRHSPRLRDSHRRLPPSLPKPPCSPFSSAKDSSTSMKQQQLCHYDDDGKDRRKKKSTEADAGSGRGCSSTTPSSEHRKNKKKEVQLQQVSPASSSRFLLNSSRLMMQSDDEITVVDSLPPLPSPRPSFIKDADDDIEIFPTSHGDAVMPAGPSRPQLLAPPVELFAEPSASGAGSSSSSSEIGRGHVVAGDNTVVVRSCSTRTGQNQVVVLRVSLHCKGCAGKVKKHISKMEGVTSFDIDIATKKVTVVGDVTPLGVLNSISKVKSAQFWTDTRSYLSTPPRASATF; this is encoded by the exons ATGGCTTCCTTGTTGCGTTGGAAGGACAGGTACGTGAAGGAGAGGCTGCTAGGCCTCTCTGGCCTGTCCTGCTCCTCCGCGGCGTCCACCTCCGTCGTCGCCTCCACTGGCCGCGCCATCGACCGCCACTCTCCGCGCCTTCGTGACTCTCACCGGCGTCTTCCGCCATCCCTGCCCAAGCCACCCTGCTCTCCTTTCAGTAGTGCCAAAGATTCCTCCACCTCCatgaagcagcagcagctttgCCACTACGACGACGATGGCAAAGacagaaggaagaagaagagcacAGAAGCAGACGCTGGTAGTGGCAGGGGTTGCTCGTCGACGACGCCGTCGTCAGAGCATAggaaaaacaagaagaaggagGTGCAGCTCCAGCAGGTGAGCCCCGCGAGCTCGTCCAGGTTCCTGCTCAACTCCTCCAGGCTCATGATGCAGTCCGACGACGAAATCACCGTCGTCGACTCCTTGCCGCCACTTCCGTCCCCGCGGCCCTCCTTCATTAAGGACGCCGACGACGACATCGAAATATTCCCAACCAGCCACGGCGATGCCGTGATGCCGGCTGGTCCATCGAGGCCTCAGCTCCTGGCGCCGCCAGTGGAATTATTCGCCGAGCCGTCTGCATCAGGTGCAGGGTCCTCCTCGTCATCGTCAGAAATAGGAAGAGGCCATGTCGTTGCCGGTGACAACACTGTCGTGGTGAGATCATGTTCCACGAGAACAGGCCAGAACCAG GTGGTGGTTTTGAGGGTATCTCTACACTGCAAGGGGTGTGCTGGCAAGGTGAAGAAGCACATCTCCAAGATGGAAG GGGTTACTTCTTTTGACATCGACATCGCGACGAAGAAGGTGACGGTGGTGGGAGATGTAACACCGCTAGGCGTCCTCAACAGCATCTCCAAGGTCAAGAGCGCTCAGTTCTGGACGGACACTCGCTCGTATTTGTCCACGCCGCCGCGAGCCTCCGCCACCTTCTGA